The following nucleotide sequence is from Mucilaginibacter sp. cycad4.
AAAGGCTTACCGAGGCCAGCATCAGCAGTATAAACTTAATGGTTGGGGTATTTTGGATATATTGAAAGCCTTCCTTTAAATCGGTAAGTACATTTTTGCTCCGTCTCCTTTCCGCAACTTTAGGCAGATGCATCATCAGCAACGAACCAATCACGGCTATAAAACTTACCGCGTTTGCGCCGAAACATACCGAATCGCCAAATTTTTCAAGTATCAGGCCCGCTATGCCCGGCCCTATCAGCCTTGATAAATTAACCATGGATGAGTTGAGTGCAAGTGCATTAGGCAGGTCGGCCTTGTCATTAACCATTTCATAAACCAGGGATTGGCGTGCAGGTACATCAAATGCGTTGATGAGCCCCAACAGGGCGGTTAAAGCCATGATTACCCAAACCGAGTACGAGCCAAAAAACACCAGTGCGGTAAGCAAAATTGCCTGTACCATTGATGCTACCTGTGTAACCAGCAGTACCTTAAAGCGGTTGTACCTGTCGGATACCACACCACCCAAAAACGAGAACAGGAACGAGGGGAACAGGCTGGCAAACAAGGTTAAACCAAGCATAAACTTGGAGTGTGTTTGTGAATAGATCACCCAGCTTACAGCGGTTTTCTGCATCCAGGTACCCAACAACGAAACGGATTGCCCGGCAAAATACAACCGGTAGTTGCGGCTTTTAAAAGCATTGAACGTGCTTATTTTACTCATCTATCTCTTTTCTCTTCAGTCAATTTTCAACTAATCAAACTCAACCAGTTTGGCCAGGGGAACCAGTGCCTTTTTCAGCATCTCCTGCTCCCCGGCGGTGCAGGTAGCTTCGAGGGCGCGGTTAAGCCATTCATCTTTTTCGCTCCGGGATTTATGGATGAGGTTGATCCCCTCTTCGGAAAGTGAAATGATCACCTTACGTTTATCCAGTTCGGAGATGCGCCTTTTGATCAGCCCGAGATTGAGCAGGTTACTCAGGATCTGCGACATGGATTGTGTGGTGATCTTTTCCATGGCAGCCAGCTCATTAGGCAGGATCTCTTCATGCTGAAAGATCAGCGCCATGGTTGATCGCTCGGTCAGCGAAAGCCTTTCGGCAGTGGCCGAAGTCTTCCTGATCTTTTTACTCAGCCGGCCTATGATAAACCGCAATTCGGAAGCCAGTTGGATCTCTTTTTCTTCACTCATATAATTATTCAGTTAAACTTATAAGTTTACCTTACAAATATAAAGATTGTTTTGTTAAGGGAGTGTAAAACCGAACCGGGATTTGGGTGAATTTTCCGGATTACGCAGATTTTCCAGCTAATCTTTGATTTAGAACAGGAAATTTATTTATTAAAAAAACACAAATCCCCAAAATCCGGAAAATCCACCCAAATCCCGGTTCAGATTATTATTTTTACCCCGTGCCTGCTCCTGAAAAGAAAACACCTGTAAGAAAGAAAGCGCCTGCCCGAAAAAAACCGGCAGCCAAAGCAAAACAGCAAGCTGGCTTTTCTACACAGTGGGCGGTGGCTATAGGCGCTTTGCTGCTCATCCTGCTCTCCCCCTTCTACTATGGTTACATTTTAAAATTCGGCAGCGCCACCTGGCGGTGGATCATGGACTCGGGCGAAGACACTCATTACCGGAAATACAAGAACTTTGCTATCCATATTCCCGACGGTTATTCGGTATATGGTATTGATGTGTCGTCATACCAGGGCCGCATTAACTGGAAACAGGTAAAGGCCATGCGCGAGGGCGATGTTCACATCAGCTTTGCATTTATAAAAGCCACGGAAGGCGTATTGAGTGTCGACCCCTATTTTCAGCGTAACTGGCGAGAAGCCCCGAAGGCAGGCATCATGTGTGGAGCTTATCATTTTTTTCTTCCGCAAAAAAGCGGTGTATGGCAGGCCAAATTTTTCCTGCAAACAGTAAAAACCGAAAAAGGCGACCTGCCCATGGTGGTAGACGTGGAACGATTATATCGTACCAGTCCCGAAAAAATGCGCGAACAATTGGAAAGCTTTATCAAAACCATTGAAACCCGTACGGGTATCAAGCCCATCATCTACACCAATTTAAAATTTTACCAGGATTACCTGGAAGGCTATTTTGATGGCTATACCCTTTGGATAGCCCATTATTATCAACCCAAGTTGCTCGTATCAAACAAAACGAACTGGAAATTTTGGCAACACTCAGATAAAGCACATGTTAACGGCATTAACCACGTTGTAGATTTCAATGTTTTTAAGGGTGACAGTACAGCGTTTGAAAAATTGCTGGTGCCGTAAATGATAAAAGAAAAAAATCTCTTCCCGTCATTGCGAGGTACGAAGCAATCGCGAACTAGACAGAGAGGATTTGCTTAGCCGCTCTGCTTCTTGGGGATTGCTTCGTACCTTATAATGACGTGATCGTAAATTGTTGATTATTAAGATATTTTTTCGATGCGTTTTATGATATGGGCGTTGCCGTTAGCTAACGGGCCGGTCCGCCAGCTGGCGGATGCAAGTCCTCGCCTTGCCTGCCCGCAAACCCAACCCGCGCTGTGGGCTTTACGCTGCTATCCCTAACGCGCCCCCGCCCAACATCCCTAAAGTATAGCTTGTACGTCATTACATTTTTTTTCAGGATTTTTCTGATGGTTACTCGCAATGACGTGGTGAAGACGCAAACTAAGCATCTCTCAAGTTACTGCTGTTTCTTATAATACAAAAAATACGATCCTCCCAAAATCCCTAAAAACACCAATGGCATAATACGGTTTGGTACCGGATCACCGGATACGGTATGCGCTATAAAAGCAGACACAAAAACTATGGCAAATCCTGCATAAGCCCATTCTTTTAGTCGCGCGCCTGCCGGTATTAATAATACAACAGCTCCAATAAGCTTTGCTATTGCCAGTTCAATCCTGAAGTAATCGGGGAAGCCTAAGTGGTGAAAGGCAGCTGCCATTTCGGGCTTTGTTAAATAGGAGTAGCATGAAAAAGCCATCATCAATGCTACAATAGCTGTCAATATCCAGTAAAATATCTTGGTAGTTTTCATTTGTGATTGTTTGTTTTGCGCAAACTTAATTACCTTTACTATTAAAAAGATACTACTATCCTAAAGGATACCGGTATCATTAAGGATAGCAAGTATGAATCACAAACCAATCATTCACACAAAAGAAGCCTGCAATGCCGCTGTAAACGCGGTACGTGATACCCTATATGTAGTAAACGGCAAATGGAAGTTACCCATGCTGGTAAGTTTGATGACCGGCCCTAAACGATTTAAGGAACTTCAGCGCGAGCTGGAAAGCATCACCCCTAAAGTACTTTCCAAAGAACTGCGCGACCTGGAATTAAATGGTTTTGTTAAAAGGATAGTTTATGATACCACGCCGGTAACTGTAATTTACGAACGGACAGATTATGCCGATTCTCTGAGCAATGTTATTAATGAAATGCGCGAATGGGGCATGAAACACCGCGAACATATTAAACAAATGAGCCGTGACGAAGCCGAAGCCAGAAAAGCTGTGGCAGTTTAACTTTATACACTTACTTTAAATACAAAGCGCCTTTGCCTGGTAAGCAAGGGCGCTTTTATGAATACAATATTACGCTTTTTTCTTTTCAGGATGGTGAGCACTGTCCCTGCTTGATGTTTGATCGGAACGCTGCCCGCCCGCATTACTGATACCTTTTTGTTTTTGGGCGTCATTGTGGTTGGTAAAGGCACGGTCGGCAGTTGGTTTGCCTTGTGCATTAGCATTATTCTTAAAATCCTGTTGATCTTTCATAATCGTTACATTTAAATTCAACAATGTTTATATTGTAAAACAGGCAAACATTAATTGAGTTTTATCGAATTGCCTTAAACCTGCCCATCTCCGGCAATTGCTTTATTAACAAGCTCCATAGCACCCTCTGCACCAAGGCGTTCCATCAAATTAAATTCTTTGGATTCAAGGCGGTTGTAGTTTGTAAAAAAAGCCTCTATTTGGTCGGTAAGGCTGTGCGGCAGTTGTGCGGCATCATGCAGATCGGTAAAAATTTTTGATACTACCGGCACTGCCAGCAACCTGTCGTTCCGGTAACGCCTTCCATCGGGGCCCGTTTGTTCTACCTTAAAGGCCCCTATCAGCCGGCAATCTATCACACAGCCCGGAAAAGTACTGATCTCCGATATGATTAGCACATCCAGCGGATCGCCGTCGCCTCCAACTGTATTGGGGATAAAACCAAAATCAAAAGGAAAAACCATACCTGCTGGCAGTAGCTTTTTAAGCCTGAACTGATTAGTGGCCGCATCATAATCATACTTGTGACCGCAGCCCCTGGGCGTTTCAACAATCACCGTGATCTTATTTTCTAAATTATCCATGCTATATCTGTTTTATAAACCAGGAATTTTAATCCCGGAAGCTTTTAGATCCTGCAAAATATTTTCCTGCACGCCCAGCTTTGTATCCTGGAAACCGTGGGCATGTACCCATACATTAACACCCACGCGGTAACCATCCGGATCCAACCCGGCTATACCTATCCGGCGGTCCGGAGTTTCCAATATATTTTTTGATTTATCAATAGAGGAGTTAATGACCGACTTTACTTCGTTATAATCGATATCGTTGGTAAACTTCAATTCGATATCAAGCCTGCGGGTGCCTTCTCTGCTGATGTTGATGATCACCTCGTTCGATAGTTTACCGTTAGGTATAATAACTATCCGGTTATCAAATGTTTTAACAACGGTATAAAAGATCTGGATAGCGGTAACTGTCCCTTCAAGGCCCTGGGCTATGATATTATCGCCTACAACAAAGGGTTTGAGCAGCAGAATGAGCACTCCGCTGGCAAAGTTTTGTAATGTACCCGAAAGTGCCAAACCGGCCGCCACACCAAAAGCACCTACCAGTGCAGTGAACAAAGTAATGGGCACACCCATGATCTGCACAACCCCTAATATCAGTAACACACGTAATATAACCCCTACAAGGCTTTGCAAAAATGGCTTTATGGTTGGGTCTATTTCCTTTTTTTGCATATGGGCCTGCCACCATTTCAGCAGCAGGTTAATTAGCCAGAGGCCGATGAATAAAACCACCAACCCTATCAAAAAACTGGGCGCATAACGGATCACCCAAATGTATACCTGTTCATAAAACTTTTCAATCTTCATAAAACAAATCGTTTAGCTTTCGCACAAAAAACCACCTATGCTTAACGCATATTTGGGGGAAGGGTTTGTTTTAACACCCATTTAACACTTCAATCCCTCAAGTGTTAATTATTGTTAAAAGTGTTAAATTTCAATACGTTACCAATTTTAAGCCCTAATTTGGTATTAACTATTTGAAAAAACTTTTACACTTTATCATGAGCTACAACAAGATCAACAACCTTTTGGGCTGGCTTTGTTTTACCCTTGCATCCTTAACTTACATCCTTACTTTAGAGCCCTCTGTAAGTTTTTGGGACTGCGGCGAGTTTATTTCCTGCGCCTATAAACTCCAGGTATCGCACCAGCCGGGCTACCCGCTTTTTGCCATGATAGGCAAAGCCTTCTCCCTGCTTTCCATGGGCGACAGGACAAAAGTTGCCTACTTTACCAACCTTGGTTCGGCATTGGCCAGCGGGGCCACCATTATGTTTTTATTCTGGACCATAACAGCCCTTGCCAAAAAACTGCTTACTATAAAACTTACCCCTGTTAATACAACCCAAACCTTACAAATAATGGGTGCCGGGTTAACCGGCGCCCTTGCATTTACCTTTACCGATACCTTTTGGTTTTCGGCTGTGGAAACTATTGTTTTTGCCTGGGCATCATTATGTACAGCTATAGTATTCTGGGCTATTTTAAAATGGGATGCCGTTGCCGATGAACCACGTGCCGACAGGTGGCTGGTTTTTATAGCTTATGTTATAGGCCTTTCTATCGGTATCCACCTGCTTAATTTATTAACCATACCGGCTTTGGTAATGGTTTATTATTTCCGCAGGCATAAAAACATCAATGTTAAAAGCGGGCTTTTGGCATTTGCTGTAAGCATCCTGATCCTGGCCTTTGTTCAGTTTGGCATCAGGGGATATACTATTGGCCTCGCTGCCAGGTTCGATCTGTTTTTTGTAAACTCACTTGGGCTTGGTTTTGGCAGCGGCGTTTTGTTCTTTTTCTTATTGATCATAGGCCTGCTTATTGCCGGGATCAGGTATAGCATCCGCAAGCAGAAACATCTTTTAAATATAAGCCTGCTTTGCATTGTGTTCGTTTACTTTGGTTATAGTTCTTTTGTTTACATCCCTATCAGGGCGTCGGCAGGCACCAACCTTAATAACTCGCACCCCAGCGACGCCTTTACCATGTATGAATACCTTAACCGTACCCAATATGGTGAAACACCTTTGCTGAAAGGCCCTTACTTCGATGACAAAATCACGGATGTTACCGACGGTACCCCGCTTTACCGAAAGGGCAAAAGCAAATACGAGGTAGCCTATAACAAGCCCAACTATGTTTATGACCACACCAGCATCCTGCCGCGTATGTGGTCGACAGAGGAGAATACCACCTATGCCCAGGACGCGCAATTTTACCGCGACTGGCTGCAATTGAGCGATAACGCCACCCCTGCCTTTTCGGATAATTTAAGGTGGATGTTCAGCTGGCAAATGTACCAGATGTACTGGCGCTATTTTATGTGGAATTTTGTTGGCCGCTATAACGATGACGACATGGAGGGCCAAACCAACATGAATGGCATTGGCGGCAACTGGACATCGGGCTTGTTCAATAACGCCTCCAATACACCAAAATCCATATTGAATAATGTTACTTATACCCCGCTTTATGCGCTGCCTTTAGTGGTTGGCTTGTTAGGCATGCTTTATCACTTTAAAAAAAGGAAAAAAGACGCGCTGATAATCACCCTGCTGTTTTTTTTCACAGGGCTGGCTATCGTGTTATACGTTAATCAGCCTTCGGTACAGCCGCGTGAGCGCGATTACTCATACGTTGGTTCATTTTATGCCTTTGCCATTTGGATTGGTTTAGGATTGATAGCGCTGATTGACATAGCGCCTAAAAAGATCAGTCCGCGGTTTGCCACCATTGGAGCTTTTGTTATTTGCATGATTGTTGGCCCTGTTTTACTGGCCAGTAAGGAGTGGAAAAATCACGACCGGTCAACCAAAATGGCGGCGCATGATATGGCTTACAATTACCTGATGTCCTGCCCTAAAAATGCCATTTTGTTTGATTTGGGTGATAACGACACCTACTCGCTCTGGTACGACCAGGAAGTGGAGAACATCCGGCCTGATGTACGTATCGTAAACCTGAGCCTGCTAAGCGCCGATTGGTCGGTAAAGCAAATGCAGCGCAAAATAAACCAGGCAGATGCCCTGCCTATCACCATGAACTTTGACAAATACAAACTGGGCACCCGCGATGTGATCAGGTATAATGATGCCAAAATACCGGGCTATACCGATGTGAAGGATATATTTGATTTTATCACTTCAGATGATAAACGTACCCACGTTGAATACACCAACGGTACCACCGAAAATTATTTGCCTACCAAAAACTTCAAGCTCGCGGTTAATGCCGATGACGTAATGAAAAATAAGGTGATCACGCCCGAGCAAAAAGGCTTACTTACGGATACTATAAAGTGGAAATTCACTCCTAATTATATCACCAAAGAAAACCTTGCCATGATAGATATACTGGCACATAACGACTGGAAACGCCCTATCTGCTTTACAACTTCGATCAGCCCGTCAAGTATGATCGGGTTGCAGCCTTATTTGTACCAGGAAGGTTTTGCCTACCGCCTGCTGCCTTTCAAAACAGACTCATCGTTAGCCGATCAGCTTTCAAAAACTAACAGCCTGGTGATGTACAGCAACGTGATGAACAGGTTCAAATTCGGCAATTTTAAAACGGCCAGATATCTTGATCAGCAATCAACCCAGGTATTTTATCCGCAACTGGTATCAACTTTTTCCGACCTGTCGGCAGGATTATTAAAAGATGGCCACCAAAACCTTGCACTTAATGCGCTGCACAAATACGAAGAAGTGATGCCCGATATCAACCCTAACTTTATGACTGCCCAGGGCAAAATAACAATGGCCGATACCTCTTATAAGCTTGATTATGCCAAACTGGGCAATAAGCTTATCAAAAGCGTTAACAGCTACCTTACCGATAAGCTTGATTATAACTATCATCAGTTGCAAAAGGATACAGGCAGGTTGAGCCCGCGCGACGTACAGATCAGTATGTCACTGTTAAACAACATGGTTGCTATCACCCATAACGGCAATCAAAAAGAACTAAGCGGACAATTAATTGCCCAGCTTAATGATTATGCCGAAAAGTTTAAAAGTATTCTCCAGCTCTAAACAACCAACATATATATGCTATGGGGCAGGCTATTTAATTTAGCCTGCCCCTTTTTTATACTTTAATAATTCACATACTTTTCTTCAAAAGTACCATCGGCATACAGGTCGATCAAACCGTAGCCGGGAGCTGTTTCGCGGCGGTTACCCTCCCACCAGGCACCGGAAACGGCGCCGTTGCACAGGTAAGTAACATTGTTATAAACCACCTTATCGCGCATGTGCAGGTGACCGCTTACACATAGCTTTACGTTAGGGTAGCGGTAAAACAGGTTGATGATCTTAGCTGTATCGGTATGCATATCGCCGCCCAGCATTGTCCACTTATTTACAATATCGTCCTCTATCATCAGCAAAGCAGTCAAAATCGGTATGTGCGACATGACCATCACCGGCATATTGGCATCTGTAGCTTTCAGTTCATCACTAAGCCAGTTTAACTGTTCAT
It contains:
- a CDS encoding MarR family winged helix-turn-helix transcriptional regulator yields the protein MSEEKEIQLASELRFIIGRLSKKIRKTSATAERLSLTERSTMALIFQHEEILPNELAAMEKITTQSMSQILSNLLNLGLIKRRISELDKRKVIISLSEEGINLIHKSRSEKDEWLNRALEATCTAGEQEMLKKALVPLAKLVEFD
- a CDS encoding mechanosensitive ion channel family protein — translated: MKIEKFYEQVYIWVIRYAPSFLIGLVVLFIGLWLINLLLKWWQAHMQKKEIDPTIKPFLQSLVGVILRVLLILGVVQIMGVPITLFTALVGAFGVAAGLALSGTLQNFASGVLILLLKPFVVGDNIIAQGLEGTVTAIQIFYTVVKTFDNRIVIIPNGKLSNEVIINISREGTRRLDIELKFTNDIDYNEVKSVINSSIDKSKNILETPDRRIGIAGLDPDGYRVGVNVWVHAHGFQDTKLGVQENILQDLKASGIKIPGL
- a CDS encoding helix-turn-helix domain-containing protein translates to MNHKPIIHTKEACNAAVNAVRDTLYVVNGKWKLPMLVSLMTGPKRFKELQRELESITPKVLSKELRDLELNGFVKRIVYDTTPVTVIYERTDYADSLSNVINEMREWGMKHREHIKQMSRDEAEARKAVAV
- a CDS encoding glycoside hydrolase family 25 protein, producing MPAPEKKTPVRKKAPARKKPAAKAKQQAGFSTQWAVAIGALLLILLSPFYYGYILKFGSATWRWIMDSGEDTHYRKYKNFAIHIPDGYSVYGIDVSSYQGRINWKQVKAMREGDVHISFAFIKATEGVLSVDPYFQRNWREAPKAGIMCGAYHFFLPQKSGVWQAKFFLQTVKTEKGDLPMVVDVERLYRTSPEKMREQLESFIKTIETRTGIKPIIYTNLKFYQDYLEGYFDGYTLWIAHYYQPKLLVSNKTNWKFWQHSDKAHVNGINHVVDFNVFKGDSTAFEKLLVP
- a CDS encoding DoxX family protein — protein: MKTTKIFYWILTAIVALMMAFSCYSYLTKPEMAAAFHHLGFPDYFRIELAIAKLIGAVVLLIPAGARLKEWAYAGFAIVFVSAFIAHTVSGDPVPNRIMPLVFLGILGGSYFLYYKKQQ
- a CDS encoding MFS transporter encodes the protein MSKISTFNAFKSRNYRLYFAGQSVSLLGTWMQKTAVSWVIYSQTHSKFMLGLTLFASLFPSFLFSFLGGVVSDRYNRFKVLLVTQVASMVQAILLTALVFFGSYSVWVIMALTALLGLINAFDVPARQSLVYEMVNDKADLPNALALNSSMVNLSRLIGPGIAGLILEKFGDSVCFGANAVSFIAVIGSLLMMHLPKVAERRRSKNVLTDLKEGFQYIQNTPTIKFILLMLASVSLFVLPFSTLIPVYAKDIFKGTASTFGIIDSVIGLGAFGGGIFLASLSAGTDLKKILAINTLVFGVGLIVFSHMHNYPVALLFSAIIGFGMMSQITIGNTIIQTTASPEMRGRVISYYAMAFLGCSRLAVCSLVRFRKK
- a CDS encoding DUF2723 domain-containing protein, whose product is MKKLLHFIMSYNKINNLLGWLCFTLASLTYILTLEPSVSFWDCGEFISCAYKLQVSHQPGYPLFAMIGKAFSLLSMGDRTKVAYFTNLGSALASGATIMFLFWTITALAKKLLTIKLTPVNTTQTLQIMGAGLTGALAFTFTDTFWFSAVETIVFAWASLCTAIVFWAILKWDAVADEPRADRWLVFIAYVIGLSIGIHLLNLLTIPALVMVYYFRRHKNINVKSGLLAFAVSILILAFVQFGIRGYTIGLAARFDLFFVNSLGLGFGSGVLFFFLLIIGLLIAGIRYSIRKQKHLLNISLLCIVFVYFGYSSFVYIPIRASAGTNLNNSHPSDAFTMYEYLNRTQYGETPLLKGPYFDDKITDVTDGTPLYRKGKSKYEVAYNKPNYVYDHTSILPRMWSTEENTTYAQDAQFYRDWLQLSDNATPAFSDNLRWMFSWQMYQMYWRYFMWNFVGRYNDDDMEGQTNMNGIGGNWTSGLFNNASNTPKSILNNVTYTPLYALPLVVGLLGMLYHFKKRKKDALIITLLFFFTGLAIVLYVNQPSVQPRERDYSYVGSFYAFAIWIGLGLIALIDIAPKKISPRFATIGAFVICMIVGPVLLASKEWKNHDRSTKMAAHDMAYNYLMSCPKNAILFDLGDNDTYSLWYDQEVENIRPDVRIVNLSLLSADWSVKQMQRKINQADALPITMNFDKYKLGTRDVIRYNDAKIPGYTDVKDIFDFITSDDKRTHVEYTNGTTENYLPTKNFKLAVNADDVMKNKVITPEQKGLLTDTIKWKFTPNYITKENLAMIDILAHNDWKRPICFTTSISPSSMIGLQPYLYQEGFAYRLLPFKTDSSLADQLSKTNSLVMYSNVMNRFKFGNFKTARYLDQQSTQVFYPQLVSTFSDLSAGLLKDGHQNLALNALHKYEEVMPDINPNFMTAQGKITMADTSYKLDYAKLGNKLIKSVNSYLTDKLDYNYHQLQKDTGRLSPRDVQISMSLLNNMVAITHNGNQKELSGQLIAQLNDYAEKFKSILQL
- a CDS encoding inorganic diphosphatase; this encodes MDNLENKITVIVETPRGCGHKYDYDAATNQFRLKKLLPAGMVFPFDFGFIPNTVGGDGDPLDVLIISEISTFPGCVIDCRLIGAFKVEQTGPDGRRYRNDRLLAVPVVSKIFTDLHDAAQLPHSLTDQIEAFFTNYNRLESKEFNLMERLGAEGAMELVNKAIAGDGQV